A single window of Bombus pascuorum chromosome 1, iyBomPasc1.1, whole genome shotgun sequence DNA harbors:
- the LOC132912216 gene encoding WD repeat-containing protein on Y chromosome isoform X2 has translation MEYFDNNDTSIQRAFDEFFKTKSIEEQCTEESLMQLHEVFLASPNEEMDVTQLYDAFENILHIQMPHNEFKILFKKMNLKRDGNITWNEFISYLLIEFQRKDTTLQWQILRLPITDIPQLLKSHHRTAIHKIMFYPEVLPDRTTSFHRGFYLTVTKEGIINYWSLDLKYERSAQSVNPCLKVQHTLITDMIVMPDIQVVCTSSTECDLRFYDTAAKKFDLRIMISGLEYAVICMDYYFSKNIKEDSYIVLGDMSGSVKVMSFSPIERGPFKQEPQRDSLFIRYESVLKGELKGLKIVEFKNVHTDWVKQVAYYGSLRAFMSSSRCCNCSLLFSDLTGARIQYKFKVNMGISCFTFSEEGQLLITGGPDCIVRVWNPFVTRRANSTFQGHRAPICALVVQDAGKRVYSLSKDRCIKVWDVLTQSCIQTYNGLPSELGEHTSMTVVYNTLNRKMIIASSMIAVILCDPQVNKEISDGFTHTKSISSVLYNHLYKVVVTTGLDSCIIIWDPWLGNRLFLVTHAHSRFIYGQFHDIEITAACFDESEQLLVTGARDGTLKVWNFNTGTCLRNMALETQCEITSLVWLENRILCSSWNRQVVEFATSDAYVYKKNWGTIHTDDILCSAMWYPQVLATATFNGEIILWRLETGQPYRKYKVNEPMSRFRIRYHKDEVTYKIKKPEQVTKEIISKQSQYPTASKHQESALNITRIVAVRAMIFLNARPVRPDVGTLLVSLDSGYIQVWTHHPAGGFLQAFSVIHSIRDCALALATDPKNHFLVTGHNAGYIKVWYLANYLLPNPPKISMPVLRLEFPFLWRKKVIGRAKRAVKDQPLPLLLSSVRGHLKSITSVQIIPDARIVISGSTDHSVRLWTLGGRYISTFGTFKPWLPILPTIPTYQYFKDYKHPADIKRVASSTTLQILEGGARQVESDFKSDELKALKEISRPEHTMIDGRRLTIAVMDKSVLMIFADYPILDTSLPYVNMLFIATAVHRNMLSNTHNSMRITLQIPIYTHLKLRPLEIIQTPKLPALLHEQKELT, from the exons ATGGAATACTTTGATAATAATGACACGAG CATCCAACGAGCTTTCGACGAGTTctttaaaacaaaaagtatAGAAGAACAATGCACGGAAGAATCCTTGATGCAACTGCATGAAGTATTTTTG GCTTCGCCAAATGAAGAAATGGATGTAACCCAATTGTATGATgcgtttgaaaatatattgcacATTCAAATGCCACATAATGAATTCaaaattctgtttaaaaaG atgAACTTAAAGAGAGATGGGAATATTACTTGGAATGAATTTATCtcgtatttattaatagaatttcAGAGAAAAGATACCACGTTACAATGGCAAATATTGAGACTTCCAATAACTGATATTCCTCAACTTTTGAAATCGCATCACCGCACCGCTATACACAAAATCATGTTTTATCCTGAAGTCTTGCCC GATAGAACTACAAGCTTTCATAGAGGGTTTTATTTAACTGTGACTAAAGAGGGAATCATAAATTACTGGTCTTTAGATTTAAAATACGAACGGAGCGCGCAATCTGTAAATC CGTGTTTAAAAGTTCAACACACTTTAATAACTGACATGATAGTAATGCCCGATATACAAGTAGTATGCACAAGTTCTACGGAGTGCGATTTAAGATTTTATGATACAGCAGCAAAGAAGTTTGATCTTCGAATAATG ATATCAGGCTTGGAGTATGCGGTCATTTGTATGGATTATTATTTcagtaaaaatatcaaagaggATTCTTATATCGTACTTGGAGATATGAGTGGATCTGTCAAAGTCATGTCTTTTAGTCCGATAGAGAGAGGACCGTTTAAACAAGAACCTCAACGTgatagtttatttattcgcTATGAATCTGTTCTCAag GGTGAACTGAAAGGattgaaaattgtagaatttaaGAATGTACATACAGATTGGGTGAAACAAGTAGCCTATTATGGAAGTTTAAGAGCTTTCATGTCCAGCAGTAGATGTTGTAATTGTTCTTTGTTATTTAGTGATCTCACAGGAGCAAGGATCCAATACAAATTCAAAGTTAACATGGGAATATCTTGCTTCACCTTTAGCGAAG AGGGTCAGTTATTAATAACCGGTGGACCAGATTGCATAGTTCGGGTTTGGAATCCTTTCGTGACCAGAAGAGCAAATAGTACTTTCCAAGGTCATCGTGCACCTATTTGTGCCTTAGTTGTACAAGATGCTGGTAAACGGGTGTACTCTCTTTCGAAAGACAGATGTATCAAAGTGTGGGATGTATTAACCCAATCTTGTATTCAG ACATACAATGGTCTTCCCAGCGAATTGGGTGAACATACATCGATGACAGTGGTGTACAATACATTGAATCGTAAAATGATCATTGCTAGCTCAATGATCGCAGTGATTCTTTGCGATCCCCAGGTCAACAAAGAAATATCTGATGGTTTTACACATACAAAATCTATCAGCAGCGTTTTATATAACCATCTCTACAAAGTG GTAGTTACGACTGGATTAGAttcttgtataataatttggGATCCATGGcttggaaatcgtttattctTAGTAACGCATGCACACAGTAGATTCATATATGGTCAATTTCATGACATTGAAATTACTGCTGCTTGTTTCGATGAATCTGAGCAATTGCTAGTAACAGGCGCTCGTGATGGTACATTGAAAGTTTGGAATTTTAATACCGGTACTTGTTTGCGGAACATGGCTCTTGAAACTCAGTG TGAAATAACCAGTTTAGTTTGGCTGGAAAATCGAATCTTATGTAGTAGTTGGAATCGTCAAGTCGTAGAATTTGCAACTTCTGacgcatatgtatataaaaagaattgggGAACAATACACACCGATGATATTCTTTGTTCAGCCATGTGGTATCCTCAGGTATTGGCCACGGCAACTTTTAACGGAGAAATAATACTTTGGAGATTAGAAACCGGTCAACCgtatcgaaaatataaagttaACGAACCAATGTCAAG ATTTAGGATAAGATACCACAAAGATgaagtaacgtataaaataaaaaaacctGAACAAGTTACGAAAGAAATCATCTCGAAACAGAG TCAATATCCTACGGCTTCTAAGCATCAAGAATCCGCGTTGAATATTACACGAATTGTTGCTGTTCGAgctatgatatttttaaatgctcGGCCGGTTAGGCCCGATGTTGGAACGTTGCTAGTTTCTCTTGATTCAGGATATATACAAGTGTGGACTCATCATCCTGCCGGTGGATTTCTACAAGCTTTCTCGGTTATTCATTCTATACGTGATTGTGCATTAGCATTAGCAACTGATcctaaaaatcattttcttgtAACAG gACACAATGCTGGATACATTAAAGTTTGGTATCTCGCGAATTATTTGTTGCCAAATCCTCCTAAGATATCTATGCCCGTTTTACGGTTGGAATTTCCATTTCTATGGAGAAAGAAAGTTATTGGTAGGGCAAAGAGAGCTGTAAAGGATCAACCTTTGCCACTTCTACTTTCATCTGTCCGTGGACATTTAAAATCTATTACGTCCGTCCAGATAATCCCAGATGCACGTATTGTCATTAG TGGTAGTACAGACCATTCTGTACGCTTATGGACACTCGGTGGCCGTTATATTTCAACCTTCGGAACTTTCAAGCCTTGGTTACCAATTTTACCAACGATCCCAACGTAccaatattttaaagattacAAACATCCAGCAGATATTAAAAGAGTCGCTAGTTCTACTACGCTAcaa ATTCTTGAAGGAGGCGCGAGACAAGTAGAATCAGATTTTAAAAGTGACGAATTAAAAgctttgaaagaaatttcgagACCCGAACACACTATGATCGATGGAAGAAGACTTACTATTGCTGTGATGGATAAATCAGTCTTAATGATCTTTGCGGATTACCCAATTTTAGACACCTCTTTAccatatgtaaatatgttgTTTATCGCAACAGCAGTTCATCGAAATATGTTAAGCAATACACATAACTCAATGAGAATAACGTTACAGATACCTATATACACACATTTGAAATTAAGACCTTTGGAAATCATACAGACACCAAAATTACCAGCACTTCTACacgaacaaaaagaattaacgTAA
- the LOC132912216 gene encoding WD repeat-containing protein on Y chromosome isoform X3, translated as MEYFDNNDTSIQRAFDEFFKTKSIEEQCTEESLMQLHEVFLASPNEEMDVTQLYDAFENILHIQMPHNEFKILFKKMNLKRDGNITWNEFISYLLIEFQRKDTTLQWQILRLPITDIPQLLKSHHRTAIHKIMFYPEVLPDRTTSFHRGFYLTVTKEGIINYWSLDLKYERSAQSVNPCLKVQHTLITDMIVMPDIQVVCTSSTECDLRFYDTAAKKFDLRIMISGLEYAVICMDYYFSKNIKEDSYIVLGDMSGSVKVMSFSPIERGPFKQEPQRDSLFIRYESVLKGELKGLKIVEFKNVHTDWVKQVAYYGSLRAFMSSSRCCNCSLLFSDLTGARIQYKFKVNMGISCFTFSEEGQLLITGGPDCIVRVWNPFVTRRANSTFQGHRAPICALVVQDAGKRVYSLSKDRCIKVWDVLTQSCIQTYNGLPSELGEHTSMTVVYNTLNRKMIIASSMIAVILCDPQVNKEISDGFTHTKSISSVLYNHLYKVVVTTGLDSCIIIWDPWLGNRLFLVTHAHSRFIYGQFHDIEITAACFDESEQLLVTGARDGTLKVWNFNTGTCLRNMALETQCEITSLVWLENRILCSSWNRQVVEFATSDAYVYKKNWGTIHTDDILCSAMWYPQVLATATFNGEIILWRLETGQPYRKYKVNEPMSRFRIRYHKDEVTYKIKKPEQVTKEIISKQSQYPTASKHQESALNITRIVAVRAMIFLNARPVRPDVGTLLVSLDSGYIQVWTHHPAGGFLQAFSVIHSIRDCALALATDPKNHFLVTGHNAGYIKVWYLANYLLPNPPKISMPVLRLEFPFLWRKKVIGRAKRAVKDQPLPLLLSSVRGHLKSITSVQIIPDARIVISGSTDHSVRLWTLGGRYISTFGTFKPWLPILPTIPTYQYFKDYKHPADIKRVASSTTLQILEGGARQVESDFKSDELKALKEISRPEHTMIDGRRLTIAVMDKSVLMIFADYPILDTSLPYIPIYTHLKLRPLEIIQTPKLPALLHEQKELTKRTHSQL; from the exons ATGGAATACTTTGATAATAATGACACGAG CATCCAACGAGCTTTCGACGAGTTctttaaaacaaaaagtatAGAAGAACAATGCACGGAAGAATCCTTGATGCAACTGCATGAAGTATTTTTG GCTTCGCCAAATGAAGAAATGGATGTAACCCAATTGTATGATgcgtttgaaaatatattgcacATTCAAATGCCACATAATGAATTCaaaattctgtttaaaaaG atgAACTTAAAGAGAGATGGGAATATTACTTGGAATGAATTTATCtcgtatttattaatagaatttcAGAGAAAAGATACCACGTTACAATGGCAAATATTGAGACTTCCAATAACTGATATTCCTCAACTTTTGAAATCGCATCACCGCACCGCTATACACAAAATCATGTTTTATCCTGAAGTCTTGCCC GATAGAACTACAAGCTTTCATAGAGGGTTTTATTTAACTGTGACTAAAGAGGGAATCATAAATTACTGGTCTTTAGATTTAAAATACGAACGGAGCGCGCAATCTGTAAATC CGTGTTTAAAAGTTCAACACACTTTAATAACTGACATGATAGTAATGCCCGATATACAAGTAGTATGCACAAGTTCTACGGAGTGCGATTTAAGATTTTATGATACAGCAGCAAAGAAGTTTGATCTTCGAATAATG ATATCAGGCTTGGAGTATGCGGTCATTTGTATGGATTATTATTTcagtaaaaatatcaaagaggATTCTTATATCGTACTTGGAGATATGAGTGGATCTGTCAAAGTCATGTCTTTTAGTCCGATAGAGAGAGGACCGTTTAAACAAGAACCTCAACGTgatagtttatttattcgcTATGAATCTGTTCTCAag GGTGAACTGAAAGGattgaaaattgtagaatttaaGAATGTACATACAGATTGGGTGAAACAAGTAGCCTATTATGGAAGTTTAAGAGCTTTCATGTCCAGCAGTAGATGTTGTAATTGTTCTTTGTTATTTAGTGATCTCACAGGAGCAAGGATCCAATACAAATTCAAAGTTAACATGGGAATATCTTGCTTCACCTTTAGCGAAG AGGGTCAGTTATTAATAACCGGTGGACCAGATTGCATAGTTCGGGTTTGGAATCCTTTCGTGACCAGAAGAGCAAATAGTACTTTCCAAGGTCATCGTGCACCTATTTGTGCCTTAGTTGTACAAGATGCTGGTAAACGGGTGTACTCTCTTTCGAAAGACAGATGTATCAAAGTGTGGGATGTATTAACCCAATCTTGTATTCAG ACATACAATGGTCTTCCCAGCGAATTGGGTGAACATACATCGATGACAGTGGTGTACAATACATTGAATCGTAAAATGATCATTGCTAGCTCAATGATCGCAGTGATTCTTTGCGATCCCCAGGTCAACAAAGAAATATCTGATGGTTTTACACATACAAAATCTATCAGCAGCGTTTTATATAACCATCTCTACAAAGTG GTAGTTACGACTGGATTAGAttcttgtataataatttggGATCCATGGcttggaaatcgtttattctTAGTAACGCATGCACACAGTAGATTCATATATGGTCAATTTCATGACATTGAAATTACTGCTGCTTGTTTCGATGAATCTGAGCAATTGCTAGTAACAGGCGCTCGTGATGGTACATTGAAAGTTTGGAATTTTAATACCGGTACTTGTTTGCGGAACATGGCTCTTGAAACTCAGTG TGAAATAACCAGTTTAGTTTGGCTGGAAAATCGAATCTTATGTAGTAGTTGGAATCGTCAAGTCGTAGAATTTGCAACTTCTGacgcatatgtatataaaaagaattgggGAACAATACACACCGATGATATTCTTTGTTCAGCCATGTGGTATCCTCAGGTATTGGCCACGGCAACTTTTAACGGAGAAATAATACTTTGGAGATTAGAAACCGGTCAACCgtatcgaaaatataaagttaACGAACCAATGTCAAG ATTTAGGATAAGATACCACAAAGATgaagtaacgtataaaataaaaaaacctGAACAAGTTACGAAAGAAATCATCTCGAAACAGAG TCAATATCCTACGGCTTCTAAGCATCAAGAATCCGCGTTGAATATTACACGAATTGTTGCTGTTCGAgctatgatatttttaaatgctcGGCCGGTTAGGCCCGATGTTGGAACGTTGCTAGTTTCTCTTGATTCAGGATATATACAAGTGTGGACTCATCATCCTGCCGGTGGATTTCTACAAGCTTTCTCGGTTATTCATTCTATACGTGATTGTGCATTAGCATTAGCAACTGATcctaaaaatcattttcttgtAACAG gACACAATGCTGGATACATTAAAGTTTGGTATCTCGCGAATTATTTGTTGCCAAATCCTCCTAAGATATCTATGCCCGTTTTACGGTTGGAATTTCCATTTCTATGGAGAAAGAAAGTTATTGGTAGGGCAAAGAGAGCTGTAAAGGATCAACCTTTGCCACTTCTACTTTCATCTGTCCGTGGACATTTAAAATCTATTACGTCCGTCCAGATAATCCCAGATGCACGTATTGTCATTAG TGGTAGTACAGACCATTCTGTACGCTTATGGACACTCGGTGGCCGTTATATTTCAACCTTCGGAACTTTCAAGCCTTGGTTACCAATTTTACCAACGATCCCAACGTAccaatattttaaagattacAAACATCCAGCAGATATTAAAAGAGTCGCTAGTTCTACTACGCTAcaa ATTCTTGAAGGAGGCGCGAGACAAGTAGAATCAGATTTTAAAAGTGACGAATTAAAAgctttgaaagaaatttcgagACCCGAACACACTATGATCGATGGAAGAAGACTTACTATTGCTGTGATGGATAAATCAGTCTTAATGATCTTTGCGGATTACCCAATTTTAGACACCTCTTTAccatat ATACCTATATACACACATTTGAAATTAAGACCTTTGGAAATCATACAGACACCAAAATTACCAGCACTTCTACacgaacaaaaagaattaac TAAAAGAACGCATTCGCAATTATAA
- the LOC132912216 gene encoding WD repeat-containing protein on Y chromosome isoform X1, whose translation MEYFDNNDTSIQRAFDEFFKTKSIEEQCTEESLMQLHEVFLASPNEEMDVTQLYDAFENILHIQMPHNEFKILFKKMNLKRDGNITWNEFISYLLIEFQRKDTTLQWQILRLPITDIPQLLKSHHRTAIHKIMFYPEVLPDRTTSFHRGFYLTVTKEGIINYWSLDLKYERSAQSVNPCLKVQHTLITDMIVMPDIQVVCTSSTECDLRFYDTAAKKFDLRIMISGLEYAVICMDYYFSKNIKEDSYIVLGDMSGSVKVMSFSPIERGPFKQEPQRDSLFIRYESVLKGELKGLKIVEFKNVHTDWVKQVAYYGSLRAFMSSSRCCNCSLLFSDLTGARIQYKFKVNMGISCFTFSEEGQLLITGGPDCIVRVWNPFVTRRANSTFQGHRAPICALVVQDAGKRVYSLSKDRCIKVWDVLTQSCIQTYNGLPSELGEHTSMTVVYNTLNRKMIIASSMIAVILCDPQVNKEISDGFTHTKSISSVLYNHLYKVVVTTGLDSCIIIWDPWLGNRLFLVTHAHSRFIYGQFHDIEITAACFDESEQLLVTGARDGTLKVWNFNTGTCLRNMALETQCEITSLVWLENRILCSSWNRQVVEFATSDAYVYKKNWGTIHTDDILCSAMWYPQVLATATFNGEIILWRLETGQPYRKYKVNEPMSRFRIRYHKDEVTYKIKKPEQVTKEIISKQSQYPTASKHQESALNITRIVAVRAMIFLNARPVRPDVGTLLVSLDSGYIQVWTHHPAGGFLQAFSVIHSIRDCALALATDPKNHFLVTGHNAGYIKVWYLANYLLPNPPKISMPVLRLEFPFLWRKKVIGRAKRAVKDQPLPLLLSSVRGHLKSITSVQIIPDARIVISGSTDHSVRLWTLGGRYISTFGTFKPWLPILPTIPTYQYFKDYKHPADIKRVASSTTLQILEGGARQVESDFKSDELKALKEISRPEHTMIDGRRLTIAVMDKSVLMIFADYPILDTSLPYVNMLFIATAVHRNMLSNTHNSMRITLQIPIYTHLKLRPLEIIQTPKLPALLHEQKELTKRTHSQL comes from the exons ATGGAATACTTTGATAATAATGACACGAG CATCCAACGAGCTTTCGACGAGTTctttaaaacaaaaagtatAGAAGAACAATGCACGGAAGAATCCTTGATGCAACTGCATGAAGTATTTTTG GCTTCGCCAAATGAAGAAATGGATGTAACCCAATTGTATGATgcgtttgaaaatatattgcacATTCAAATGCCACATAATGAATTCaaaattctgtttaaaaaG atgAACTTAAAGAGAGATGGGAATATTACTTGGAATGAATTTATCtcgtatttattaatagaatttcAGAGAAAAGATACCACGTTACAATGGCAAATATTGAGACTTCCAATAACTGATATTCCTCAACTTTTGAAATCGCATCACCGCACCGCTATACACAAAATCATGTTTTATCCTGAAGTCTTGCCC GATAGAACTACAAGCTTTCATAGAGGGTTTTATTTAACTGTGACTAAAGAGGGAATCATAAATTACTGGTCTTTAGATTTAAAATACGAACGGAGCGCGCAATCTGTAAATC CGTGTTTAAAAGTTCAACACACTTTAATAACTGACATGATAGTAATGCCCGATATACAAGTAGTATGCACAAGTTCTACGGAGTGCGATTTAAGATTTTATGATACAGCAGCAAAGAAGTTTGATCTTCGAATAATG ATATCAGGCTTGGAGTATGCGGTCATTTGTATGGATTATTATTTcagtaaaaatatcaaagaggATTCTTATATCGTACTTGGAGATATGAGTGGATCTGTCAAAGTCATGTCTTTTAGTCCGATAGAGAGAGGACCGTTTAAACAAGAACCTCAACGTgatagtttatttattcgcTATGAATCTGTTCTCAag GGTGAACTGAAAGGattgaaaattgtagaatttaaGAATGTACATACAGATTGGGTGAAACAAGTAGCCTATTATGGAAGTTTAAGAGCTTTCATGTCCAGCAGTAGATGTTGTAATTGTTCTTTGTTATTTAGTGATCTCACAGGAGCAAGGATCCAATACAAATTCAAAGTTAACATGGGAATATCTTGCTTCACCTTTAGCGAAG AGGGTCAGTTATTAATAACCGGTGGACCAGATTGCATAGTTCGGGTTTGGAATCCTTTCGTGACCAGAAGAGCAAATAGTACTTTCCAAGGTCATCGTGCACCTATTTGTGCCTTAGTTGTACAAGATGCTGGTAAACGGGTGTACTCTCTTTCGAAAGACAGATGTATCAAAGTGTGGGATGTATTAACCCAATCTTGTATTCAG ACATACAATGGTCTTCCCAGCGAATTGGGTGAACATACATCGATGACAGTGGTGTACAATACATTGAATCGTAAAATGATCATTGCTAGCTCAATGATCGCAGTGATTCTTTGCGATCCCCAGGTCAACAAAGAAATATCTGATGGTTTTACACATACAAAATCTATCAGCAGCGTTTTATATAACCATCTCTACAAAGTG GTAGTTACGACTGGATTAGAttcttgtataataatttggGATCCATGGcttggaaatcgtttattctTAGTAACGCATGCACACAGTAGATTCATATATGGTCAATTTCATGACATTGAAATTACTGCTGCTTGTTTCGATGAATCTGAGCAATTGCTAGTAACAGGCGCTCGTGATGGTACATTGAAAGTTTGGAATTTTAATACCGGTACTTGTTTGCGGAACATGGCTCTTGAAACTCAGTG TGAAATAACCAGTTTAGTTTGGCTGGAAAATCGAATCTTATGTAGTAGTTGGAATCGTCAAGTCGTAGAATTTGCAACTTCTGacgcatatgtatataaaaagaattgggGAACAATACACACCGATGATATTCTTTGTTCAGCCATGTGGTATCCTCAGGTATTGGCCACGGCAACTTTTAACGGAGAAATAATACTTTGGAGATTAGAAACCGGTCAACCgtatcgaaaatataaagttaACGAACCAATGTCAAG ATTTAGGATAAGATACCACAAAGATgaagtaacgtataaaataaaaaaacctGAACAAGTTACGAAAGAAATCATCTCGAAACAGAG TCAATATCCTACGGCTTCTAAGCATCAAGAATCCGCGTTGAATATTACACGAATTGTTGCTGTTCGAgctatgatatttttaaatgctcGGCCGGTTAGGCCCGATGTTGGAACGTTGCTAGTTTCTCTTGATTCAGGATATATACAAGTGTGGACTCATCATCCTGCCGGTGGATTTCTACAAGCTTTCTCGGTTATTCATTCTATACGTGATTGTGCATTAGCATTAGCAACTGATcctaaaaatcattttcttgtAACAG gACACAATGCTGGATACATTAAAGTTTGGTATCTCGCGAATTATTTGTTGCCAAATCCTCCTAAGATATCTATGCCCGTTTTACGGTTGGAATTTCCATTTCTATGGAGAAAGAAAGTTATTGGTAGGGCAAAGAGAGCTGTAAAGGATCAACCTTTGCCACTTCTACTTTCATCTGTCCGTGGACATTTAAAATCTATTACGTCCGTCCAGATAATCCCAGATGCACGTATTGTCATTAG TGGTAGTACAGACCATTCTGTACGCTTATGGACACTCGGTGGCCGTTATATTTCAACCTTCGGAACTTTCAAGCCTTGGTTACCAATTTTACCAACGATCCCAACGTAccaatattttaaagattacAAACATCCAGCAGATATTAAAAGAGTCGCTAGTTCTACTACGCTAcaa ATTCTTGAAGGAGGCGCGAGACAAGTAGAATCAGATTTTAAAAGTGACGAATTAAAAgctttgaaagaaatttcgagACCCGAACACACTATGATCGATGGAAGAAGACTTACTATTGCTGTGATGGATAAATCAGTCTTAATGATCTTTGCGGATTACCCAATTTTAGACACCTCTTTAccatatgtaaatatgttgTTTATCGCAACAGCAGTTCATCGAAATATGTTAAGCAATACACATAACTCAATGAGAATAACGTTACAGATACCTATATACACACATTTGAAATTAAGACCTTTGGAAATCATACAGACACCAAAATTACCAGCACTTCTACacgaacaaaaagaattaac TAAAAGAACGCATTCGCAATTATAA